The genomic interval TGAATACTTAATTTTACGCGAAAGCGATATTTTAGCAATTATTGGCTAATTATACAACAATACTTAACTGAACGAAAATTTTAATGAAAAATGATTAGGGAGGTACTTATACATGGCTAAAGAAATTAAATTTAGTGAAGAAGCTCGCCGCGCAATGCTTCGTGGTGTAGATGCGCTTGCAGATGCAGTAAAAGTAACATTAGGACCAAAAGGACGCAACGTCGTTCTTGAGAAAAAATTCGGTTCACCGCTTATTACAAATGACGGTGTAACAATCGCAAAAGAAATCGAGCTTGAAGATGCATTCGAAAATATGGGTGCAAAATTGGTTGCTGAAGTAGCAAGCAAAACAAATGACGTAGCTGGTGACGGTACAACAACAGCAACAGTTCTTGCTCAAGCAATGATTCGTGAAGGATTGAAAAACGTAACAGCTGGTGCGAACCCAATGGGTATCCGTAAAGGAATCGAAAAAGCGGTTAACGCTGCAATCGAAGAGTTAAAAGCTATTTCTAAACCAGTTGAAAACAAAGAATCTATCGCACAAGTTGCGGCGATTTCTGCTGCTGACGAAGAAGTTGGTAAACTAATCGCTGAAGCAATGGAACGCGTTGGTAACGACGGTGTTATCACAATTGAAGAATCTAAAGGTTTCACAACTGAGTTAGACGTTGTAGAAGGTATGCAATTCGACCGTGGATATGCATCTCCATACATGGTAACTGATTCAGATAAAATGGAAGCTGTTCTTGATAACCCGTACATCTTAATTACTGATAAGAAAATTGGTAACATTCAAGAAATCCTTCCTGTACTTGAGCAAGTTGTACAACAAGGTAAACCACTATTAATCATTGCAGAAGACGTTGAAGGTGAAGCACTTGCAACACTTGTTGTGAACAAACTTCGCGGAACATTCAATGCAGTAGCAGTTAAAGCTCCTGGATTCGGTGATCGTCGTAAAGCAATGCTTGAAGATATCGCAGCTCTTACTGGTGGAGAAGTAATTACAGAAGAAGTAGGTCTTGACCTGAAATCTGCTACAATCCAATCATTAGGACGCGCTTCTAAAATTGTTGTTACAAAAGAAAACACAACAATCGTTGAAGGTGCTGGAAACGCTGACGCAATCCAAGCTCGCGTAAATCAAATCCGTGTTCAATTAGAAGAAACAACTTCTGAATTTGACCGTGAGAAATTACAAGAACGCCTTGCTAAATTAGCTGGTGGTGTAGCGGTTATCAAAGTTGGTGCGGCTACTGAAACAGAATTAAAAGAACGCAAACTTCGTATTGAAGATGCATTGAACTCTACTCGTGCTGCAGTTGAAGAAGGTATCGTAGCTGGTGGTGGTACAGCGCTTCTTAACGTATACAATAAAGTGGCTGAGCTTCAAGCTGAAGGCGACGAAGCAACAGGTGTGAAAATCGTTCTTCGTGCGATTGAAGAGCCTGTACGTCAAATCGCTCACAACGCTGGTCTTGAAGGATCTGTTATCGTTGAGCGCCTTAAAGGTGAAGCGGTTGGAACTGGATTCAACGCAGCTACTGGTGCGTGGGTAAACATGATCGAAGCTGGTATCGTTGACCCAACGAAAGTAACTCGTTCAGCTCTACAAAACGCTGGATCTGTTGCAGCTATGTTCTTAACAACAGAAGCAGTTGTTGCTGACAAACCAGAACCTGCTGGTGCTGCTGGAATGCCTGACATGGGCGGAATGGGCGGAATGGGTGGCATGATGTAATCTGCCCGGAAATCCTTGTAAGTAAAGGTTTCCTAGCTAGAAAAATGTGAAATGATAAAGTAATGTATATAATTTTAGGCTTCTCATTAATTGGTACAAATTGATGAGAAGCATTTTTTATTTTTGGGTTACATGCACAGTTTGGGACCCTAGAAGTCTCATCCGTGCTGGGCACACATAAAATTAGCCGGGAAGAACTTAATCTTCTTGGCTAATTTGTAAATAAGCATGAATTCTCACGGTTTTTTATAGTGAATTCATCTCTTTAATCAATTCCGATATACTTTTCACTTTTCTTCCATTATATTCGAGATATTCTGATTCATATAAATCAATATATACCGTTTGCATTCCAATGTTAATGGCTGGAGCAATGTCATTTATATAATTATCACCAATAGATAATCCTTTTTCAGGTCGAATATTGAACTTTTGTAAGAGGTCTAAAAAATGTTTCTTTGTATCTAGCGGTTTATTTGCTTCTGTGATGATATTTTCAAATATGTCCTGCAAATCTAAATTTTGAAGAATGCGATGTACATCTTCTGGCAGCTGCTTTTTTAATTGTTCCGAATAATAAACGAAATGATCTGTATCCTCGTATAAAG from Peribacillus asahii carries:
- the groL gene encoding chaperonin GroEL (60 kDa chaperone family; promotes refolding of misfolded polypeptides especially under stressful conditions; forms two stacked rings of heptamers to form a barrel-shaped 14mer; ends can be capped by GroES; misfolded proteins enter the barrel where they are refolded when GroES binds), with amino-acid sequence MAKEIKFSEEARRAMLRGVDALADAVKVTLGPKGRNVVLEKKFGSPLITNDGVTIAKEIELEDAFENMGAKLVAEVASKTNDVAGDGTTTATVLAQAMIREGLKNVTAGANPMGIRKGIEKAVNAAIEELKAISKPVENKESIAQVAAISAADEEVGKLIAEAMERVGNDGVITIEESKGFTTELDVVEGMQFDRGYASPYMVTDSDKMEAVLDNPYILITDKKIGNIQEILPVLEQVVQQGKPLLIIAEDVEGEALATLVVNKLRGTFNAVAVKAPGFGDRRKAMLEDIAALTGGEVITEEVGLDLKSATIQSLGRASKIVVTKENTTIVEGAGNADAIQARVNQIRVQLEETTSEFDREKLQERLAKLAGGVAVIKVGAATETELKERKLRIEDALNSTRAAVEEGIVAGGGTALLNVYNKVAELQAEGDEATGVKIVLRAIEEPVRQIAHNAGLEGSVIVERLKGEAVGTGFNAATGAWVNMIEAGIVDPTKVTRSALQNAGSVAAMFLTTEAVVADKPEPAGAAGMPDMGGMGGMGGMM
- a CDS encoding HAD family hydrolase; the encoded protein is MSHFDFDGTLYEDTDHFVYYSEQLKKQLPEDVHRILQNLDLQDIFENIITEANKPLDTKKHFLDLLQKFNIRPEKGLSIGDNYINDIAPAINIGMQTVYIDLYESEYLEYNGRKVKSISELIKEMNSL